The Methylotenera sp. G11 genome includes a window with the following:
- a CDS encoding beta-ribofuranosylaminobenzene 5'-phosphate synthase family protein: protein MTVRMGMQLTARMKVQCSGRLHMGFFDLHGGIGRKFGSIGLSLDEPSLAIEAGAAERLNVTGAPAVPGTVLAKASAVAQQLLNRLDLAGSVDLHVSQHIPEHAGLGSGTQIALAVGAAISHLYQLDLNARQIAALAGRGRRSGIGIAAFDHGGLLIDGGRSLAPDANPVPPLLARYLFPEDWTILLVFDATQPGIHGEQEKLGFNQLPVFPENLAAHLCRHVLMQAMPAIVERDLAAFGHAIQVLQQHVGDYFAPVQGGRYASPLVAGVLHYLQQAGVACFGQSSWGPTGFAVFENSATAEVFAQQLQAKFTDQALSWKLCKANNRGADLTFQV from the coding sequence ATGACTGTGAGAATGGGGATGCAGTTGACTGCGCGAATGAAGGTGCAGTGCAGCGGACGTCTGCACATGGGATTTTTTGACCTGCATGGCGGCATAGGCCGCAAGTTCGGCAGTATAGGCTTAAGCCTGGATGAACCGTCCCTGGCAATTGAGGCGGGTGCGGCCGAACGCCTGAATGTAACCGGCGCGCCGGCGGTGCCGGGAACCGTGCTTGCAAAAGCATCGGCAGTTGCGCAGCAGCTGCTTAACCGGCTTGACCTGGCCGGCAGTGTTGATCTGCATGTCAGCCAGCATATACCTGAGCACGCGGGCCTGGGTTCCGGGACGCAGATAGCGCTTGCCGTCGGGGCGGCGATCAGCCATTTATACCAGCTTGACCTGAATGCAAGGCAAATCGCAGCGCTTGCGGGGCGCGGCAGGCGCTCCGGTATCGGCATCGCCGCTTTCGATCATGGCGGATTGCTGATCGATGGTGGGCGCAGCCTTGCCCCAGACGCCAATCCTGTGCCACCTTTATTGGCAAGATACCTGTTCCCTGAAGACTGGACAATATTACTGGTCTTTGATGCGACACAGCCTGGTATCCATGGGGAGCAGGAAAAGCTTGGCTTCAACCAGCTGCCGGTTTTCCCCGAGAACCTGGCGGCACATCTATGCAGGCATGTGCTGATGCAGGCCATGCCGGCGATTGTCGAGCGTGACCTGGCCGCATTCGGCCATGCCATACAGGTATTACAGCAGCATGTGGGCGATTACTTCGCTCCGGTACAGGGTGGCCGCTACGCCAGCCCACTGGTGGCCGGCGTGCTGCATTACCTGCAGCAAGCCGGTGTGGCCTGTTTTGGCCAGAGCTCATGGGGGCCAACCGGTTTTGCCGTGTTTGAGAACAGCGCGACTGCTGAGGTGTTTGCGCAGCAGCTGCAGGCAAAGTTTACTGACCAGGCCTTGTCCTGGAAACTCTGTAAAGCCAATAACCGGGGAGCGGATTTGACGTTTCAGGTTTAA
- the ppsA gene encoding phosphoenolpyruvate synthase has protein sequence MSAHVIPFENLRNIDVPSVGGKNASLGEMISQLSAKGVRVPTGFATTADAYREFLAQNNLDDKINAELDNLNIDDTQALAICGKKVREWIMEAPFPAALEKAIKENYEILIEKSGKDATFAVRSSATAEDLPDASFAGQQESFLNIHGLDNILHAIKEVFASLYNDRAISYRVHKGFVHADVALSAGVQQMVRSDIGCAGVMFTIDTESGFKDVVFITSSYGLGETVVQGAVNPDEFYVHKPTLAQGKPSIVRRTMGSKLIKMIFSDATRAGKSTHTVDVDPAESDRYSLSDEDVLELARYATQIEAHYGCPMDIEWGKNGIDNKLYILQARPETVKSQQAANNVTETFKLNKHSEKPLAVGRAVTQKVGVGPVRIVLDPAEMHLVQPGDVLVADMTDPNWEPVMKRASALVTNRGGRTCHAAIIARELGIPAIVGAVNATDVLREGEIVTVSCAEGESGFVYHGAIEYEVSTQATAALTKPPCKIMMNVGNPDMAFSFAQTPNDGVGLARLEFVINNMVGIHPKAILNVDAMPAAVQTIVKNRARGYASPKQFYIDKVAEGVATIAAAFYPKPVIVRTSDFKSNEYKKLVGGEIYEPDEENPMIGFRGAARYMAEDFKECFAMECAAMKKVRDEMGLVNVELMLPFVRTLDEAKAVTEIMAANGLKRGDNGLRLIMMCEIPSNALLAEQFLEYFDGFSIGSNDLTQLTLGMDRDSGILADGFDERNDAVKVLLKMAISTCNRLGKYVGICGQGPSDHPDFAEWLVAEGIQSVSLNPDTVVATWQRLTKK, from the coding sequence ATGTCAGCCCACGTTATTCCATTTGAAAATCTACGCAATATAGATGTACCTTCTGTCGGAGGTAAAAATGCTTCCTTAGGCGAAATGATTTCACAATTATCCGCAAAAGGTGTGCGCGTCCCTACCGGATTCGCGACTACAGCAGACGCATATCGTGAATTCCTGGCTCAGAATAACCTTGATGACAAAATCAACGCCGAGCTGGATAACCTGAACATCGATGACACGCAAGCATTGGCTATCTGCGGTAAAAAGGTTCGCGAGTGGATTATGGAAGCACCGTTTCCGGCTGCACTTGAAAAAGCAATCAAGGAAAACTACGAGATACTGATCGAAAAATCAGGCAAAGACGCCACATTTGCAGTACGTTCATCCGCTACCGCTGAAGACTTGCCTGACGCCTCATTTGCCGGCCAGCAGGAGTCTTTCCTGAACATTCACGGTTTGGACAACATCCTGCATGCCATCAAGGAAGTATTCGCTTCACTTTATAACGACCGCGCAATCTCATACCGTGTACACAAGGGCTTTGTACACGCGGATGTAGCGCTTTCAGCAGGCGTACAGCAAATGGTGCGCAGCGATATAGGCTGTGCCGGCGTGATGTTCACGATCGATACGGAATCAGGCTTCAAAGACGTGGTATTCATCACATCATCATATGGTTTAGGTGAAACCGTGGTGCAAGGTGCGGTAAACCCGGATGAGTTCTACGTTCACAAACCAACACTGGCGCAAGGCAAACCTTCAATCGTGCGCCGCACCATGGGTTCCAAACTCATCAAAATGATTTTCAGCGACGCCACGCGCGCTGGCAAAAGTACGCATACCGTTGATGTTGACCCTGCCGAGAGCGACCGTTATTCACTGTCCGACGAAGACGTGCTGGAACTGGCACGTTACGCCACGCAGATCGAAGCCCATTACGGCTGTCCGATGGATATCGAGTGGGGCAAAAACGGTATCGACAACAAGCTCTACATCCTGCAGGCACGTCCGGAAACAGTCAAATCACAACAGGCTGCAAACAACGTGACTGAAACATTCAAGCTCAACAAACACAGCGAGAAACCATTAGCGGTGGGTCGCGCCGTCACCCAGAAAGTGGGTGTGGGCCCGGTGCGTATCGTGCTGGATCCGGCTGAAATGCACCTGGTGCAGCCTGGCGATGTGCTCGTGGCAGACATGACCGACCCGAACTGGGAACCGGTCATGAAGCGTGCCAGCGCCCTGGTAACCAACCGCGGCGGCCGTACCTGCCATGCAGCGATTATCGCGCGTGAATTGGGTATCCCGGCGATTGTAGGCGCAGTCAATGCAACCGATGTGTTGCGTGAAGGCGAAATCGTTACCGTATCCTGCGCTGAAGGCGAATCCGGTTTTGTCTACCACGGCGCGATCGAATACGAGGTATCGACACAGGCAACCGCAGCGCTCACTAAACCACCCTGCAAGATCATGATGAACGTCGGCAACCCGGATATGGCGTTCAGCTTTGCGCAGACACCAAATGACGGTGTTGGCCTGGCTCGCCTGGAATTCGTGATCAACAACATGGTCGGCATTCACCCGAAAGCGATTTTGAATGTAGATGCGATGCCGGCTGCCGTTCAGACCATCGTTAAAAACCGTGCGCGCGGCTATGCTTCACCAAAACAATTCTATATCGACAAAGTCGCTGAAGGCGTTGCCACCATTGCTGCTGCGTTCTATCCGAAACCAGTGATCGTCCGTACTTCAGACTTCAAGTCCAACGAGTACAAAAAACTGGTTGGCGGTGAAATCTACGAGCCAGACGAGGAAAACCCGATGATCGGTTTCCGCGGTGCGGCGCGCTACATGGCGGAAGACTTTAAAGAGTGCTTTGCCATGGAATGCGCAGCCATGAAAAAAGTACGCGATGAAATGGGTCTGGTTAACGTTGAGTTGATGCTGCCTTTCGTACGTACATTGGACGAAGCTAAGGCCGTGACCGAAATCATGGCTGCTAACGGCCTCAAACGCGGCGACAATGGCTTGCGCCTGATCATGATGTGCGAGATCCCATCTAACGCATTGCTGGCTGAACAGTTCCTGGAATATTTCGATGGCTTCTCAATCGGTTCCAACGACCTGACACAGCTGACATTGGGTATGGACCGTGACTCAGGTATTCTGGCTGACGGCTTTGATGAGCGTAACGATGCCGTGAAAGTGCTGCTCAAAATGGCAATCAGCACCTGTAACCGTTTAGGCAAATATGTCGGCATCTGCGGCCAGGGCCCATCAGACCATCCTGACTTTGCAGAATGGCTGGTTGCTGAAGGCATTCAATCCGTGTCATTGAACCCTGACACCGTGGTTGCCACATGGCAGAGACTGACCAAAAAATAA
- a CDS encoding CrcB family protein yields MNPVISFTNMLAIGAGAALGAWSRWGLGLALNNILPDLPLGTLAANLIGGLLMGVAMGLIGVGSLDGASLRLFVTTGFLGGLTTFSAFTGESLALLHKQEYALALLHTCGHVFGALLMAAAGVAFIQYLKH; encoded by the coding sequence ATGAATCCAGTGATCAGTTTTACTAATATGTTGGCAATCGGTGCCGGTGCTGCCTTGGGGGCCTGGTCAAGATGGGGGTTGGGGCTAGCCCTGAATAATATATTGCCTGACCTGCCGTTGGGCACGCTCGCCGCAAATTTAATAGGGGGCCTGCTGATGGGCGTGGCGATGGGCTTGATCGGCGTCGGCAGCCTGGATGGCGCCAGCCTGCGGCTGTTTGTCACGACCGGGTTTCTGGGCGGGCTGACTACATTCTCGGCGTTTACCGGCGAGAGCCTGGCACTGCTGCACAAGCAGGAATATGCATTGGCGCTGCTGCATACCTGCGGCCATGTATTTGGCGCGTTGCTGATGGCAGCGGCAGGGGTCGCTTTTATTCAGTATTTAAAACATTAG
- a CDS encoding ATP-grasp domain-containing protein, which yields MQTAALAEKSVAVAYGRHGFDAEALMAAVDGLDLSRYIGFAYGSGFEGQPQLLARLSEKLPLIGNSPDAVAAVKHPATFFAALKRLGIRHPDVCHSLPEPCPHDYLIKSGGDCGGTHIRVVSRLRPVLADNDYYQRRIDGQSVSLLFLANPHGVEIIGFNEQWLSPAVHAPYRYGGAVSNPVLAPGVREQLMHAAEMLAREFGLTGLNSLDAIAPTANVDAAATADSPVFVLEINPRLSATVDLYSAAASRLFAWHVQACLKTHSPNLHGRRSYDQNPYDQPQMHQPQMHQPARQHNAHAIVYAAAALELAAPVSWPDWVTDIPACHEKRLSVPAGEPVCTVLASAGSADAAKKLVQARVETMQSLLQSLNGTAGANGFRCTSAQGL from the coding sequence ATGCAGACTGCCGCACTGGCCGAAAAATCGGTAGCGGTTGCGTATGGCCGTCATGGTTTTGATGCCGAAGCGCTGATGGCGGCGGTTGATGGCCTGGATTTAAGCCGCTATATCGGTTTTGCCTACGGCAGTGGTTTTGAGGGGCAGCCGCAGCTGCTGGCAAGATTATCCGAAAAGCTGCCGCTGATCGGTAACTCGCCCGATGCGGTGGCCGCAGTCAAGCACCCGGCTACTTTTTTTGCGGCATTAAAGCGGCTCGGTATCCGGCACCCCGACGTGTGTCATTCACTGCCCGAACCGTGCCCGCATGATTACCTGATAAAGTCCGGCGGCGACTGTGGCGGCACGCACATCCGCGTTGTCAGCCGGTTGCGGCCTGTGCTGGCTGACAATGATTACTACCAGCGCAGGATTGACGGTCAATCGGTATCGCTATTGTTCTTAGCCAATCCGCATGGTGTGGAAATCATCGGTTTTAACGAGCAGTGGCTGAGCCCGGCAGTTCATGCCCCGTATCGTTACGGCGGCGCGGTCAGCAATCCGGTATTGGCGCCCGGTGTCCGGGAGCAGCTGATGCATGCTGCGGAGATGCTGGCGCGTGAATTTGGTTTAACAGGCCTCAACAGCCTTGATGCGATTGCGCCAACTGCCAACGTAGATGCTGCCGCAACGGCTGACAGCCCGGTGTTTGTACTCGAGATCAACCCCCGCTTAAGCGCAACCGTGGATTTATACAGCGCTGCTGCGAGCAGGCTGTTTGCGTGGCATGTGCAGGCATGCCTGAAAACGCATAGCCCGAACCTGCATGGTCGGCGTTCGTATGACCAGAATCCATATGACCAGCCCCAGATGCATCAGCCCCAGATGCATCAGCCCGCCCGGCAGCATAACGCGCATGCCATTGTGTATGCGGCGGCGGCGCTGGAGCTTGCTGCGCCGGTGTCATGGCCGGATTGGGTGACGGATATACCGGCATGCCATGAAAAACGCCTGTCCGTACCTGCCGGTGAGCCTGTATGTACGGTGCTTGCCAGTGCCGGCAGCGCTGATGCGGCGAAAAAATTAGTGCAGGCTAGGGTAGAAACGATGCAAAGTTTATTACAATCACTTAATGGAACTGCCGGTGCGAATGGTTTCAGGTGCACCTCAGCGCAAGGCCTTTAA
- a CDS encoding NAD(P)-dependent methylenetetrahydromethanopterin dehydrogenase, whose product MEKPSILHLFTAAKNASPFDVNMAFDAGFDKIMPYTSVELAEVAGLTQDAIFSRSPSGVKREGIFIGGRDIDLAMQMLKAAKNAMFSPFACSVFADPSGAFTTAAAMIAKVETHLKAKFGEDLSGKTLSVFGATGPVGGCAAIIAAKQGANVQLVAHNSVARVEAKAQAWNSEYQISLQVVDGSSDEKKAGIVAQADIVISAAAAGVQVLSLQQLTQSRRLKIAADVNAVPPSGVEGVDVSHDGIQLAGTGIFGIGALAIGQLKYATQHALLKQMLPQDQTQERIKYLEFMAAFNLARELSNNQS is encoded by the coding sequence ATGGAAAAACCCAGCATTTTGCATTTGTTCACGGCAGCTAAAAATGCCAGCCCATTTGATGTCAATATGGCCTTTGACGCTGGTTTTGACAAAATCATGCCCTATACCAGCGTTGAGCTGGCCGAAGTCGCCGGGCTGACACAGGATGCGATTTTCTCGCGCAGCCCGTCAGGTGTGAAACGTGAAGGTATTTTTATTGGCGGGCGGGACATCGATCTTGCCATGCAGATGCTGAAAGCAGCCAAAAACGCGATGTTTTCTCCGTTTGCCTGCTCGGTGTTTGCTGACCCATCCGGCGCATTCACAACTGCCGCAGCGATGATCGCCAAGGTTGAAACGCACCTGAAAGCCAAATTCGGCGAAGACCTGAGCGGTAAAACACTGAGCGTGTTCGGTGCCACTGGTCCGGTAGGCGGCTGTGCCGCCATCATAGCGGCGAAACAGGGCGCGAATGTGCAGCTGGTTGCGCATAACTCGGTCGCAAGAGTAGAAGCAAAAGCCCAGGCCTGGAACAGCGAATACCAGATCAGCCTGCAAGTGGTTGATGGCAGCAGCGATGAAAAGAAAGCCGGTATCGTGGCGCAGGCAGATATCGTAATCAGCGCGGCGGCGGCTGGAGTGCAGGTGCTTAGCCTGCAGCAGCTGACACAATCCAGGCGCCTTAAAATCGCGGCGGATGTGAACGCTGTGCCACCTAGCGGGGTGGAGGGCGTGGATGTGAGCCATGATGGTATCCAGCTTGCCGGTACCGGTATTTTCGGCATTGGCGCACTGGCGATCGGCCAGCTTAAATATGCAACACAGCATGCGTTATTAAAACAAATGCTGCCGCAGGATCAGACCCAGGAGAGGATCAAGTATCTTGAGTTCATGGCGGCATTCAACCTGGCACGAGAATTATCAAACAATCAGTCCTGA
- a CDS encoding ATP-grasp domain-containing protein: protein MKIPIFTDEPGWQGAQLKQAFAGRGIETVFVSLQDCIIDLSQPVPQITIPGLDTLPKAAFVRGVAGGTMQQVITRLNVLHMLSRLGVRVYNHPQAIERTVDKAMTSFLLRMHGVATPATWVCESRAQIAAVRQMTGQQPLVLKPLFGSQGQGVRKLLADEPLPVPMQQYVDGVYYLQQFIETTDKPHDYRVFVVGGKAIAAMKRLGESWVNNVASGGRCESIQPDHQMQELALKAAQALDIDYCGVDVIQAADGSYQVLEVNSIPAWRGLQGVTDFNIAEVLADDFLHQSGIYGK from the coding sequence TTGAAAATCCCGATTTTTACCGATGAGCCCGGCTGGCAAGGTGCGCAGCTGAAGCAGGCGTTTGCCGGGCGTGGCATTGAAACCGTGTTTGTTTCATTGCAAGACTGCATCATTGACCTGTCGCAGCCTGTACCGCAAATTACTATCCCCGGCCTGGATACGCTGCCCAAGGCCGCTTTTGTGCGCGGCGTTGCGGGCGGTACCATGCAGCAGGTGATTACGCGCCTGAATGTGCTGCATATGCTGAGCAGGCTGGGCGTGCGCGTGTATAACCATCCACAGGCCATCGAGCGTACTGTGGATAAGGCGATGACCAGTTTCCTGCTGCGTATGCATGGCGTGGCAACCCCTGCTACCTGGGTGTGTGAATCCAGGGCGCAGATAGCTGCTGTCCGGCAGATGACGGGACAGCAGCCGCTGGTGCTCAAACCCTTGTTCGGCTCGCAGGGGCAGGGGGTGCGTAAACTGCTGGCTGATGAACCGCTGCCGGTTCCTATGCAGCAATATGTGGATGGCGTTTATTATCTGCAGCAATTCATAGAAACGACAGATAAGCCGCACGACTATCGCGTATTTGTAGTGGGCGGCAAGGCGATTGCCGCGATGAAGCGCCTGGGTGAAAGCTGGGTGAACAATGTGGCCTCCGGCGGGCGCTGCGAGTCGATACAGCCTGATCACCAGATGCAGGAGCTGGCTTTAAAAGCGGCACAGGCGCTGGATATCGATTACTGCGGCGTGGATGTCATCCAGGCCGCAGATGGCAGCTATCAAGTACTTGAAGTGAACAGTATCCCAGCCTGGCGTGGCTTGCAGGGTGTGACGGATTTCAATATTGCCGAAGTGCTTGCCGATGATTTTTTACATCAATCCGGCATTTACGGCAAGTAG
- the mch gene encoding methenyltetrahydromethanopterin cyclohydrolase encodes MQNTQASPSSIKQASVNQLAVPLVNRLLQQADTLQLGISRHETGCTIVDAGIQHAGSAEAGRLIAEICMGGLGSVALQADHRFAGWNEAIAVTSAEPVLACLASQYAGWALSHEKFFSLGSGPARALAQREDLFKELAYADSAASTCIVLETDKVPPVQVIEKIVRDTKVAAENLTVILTPTTSIAGVVQIVGRVLEVALHKAHTLHFPLENIVSGTGLAVLPPVAKDFMTAMGRTNDAILFGGDVHLQVRGDDVSAARLAADLPSSASKDYGKTFAEVFKFYEMDFYKIDPMLFSPAKVTVTNIDTGNAFEGGYLNADLINLSFS; translated from the coding sequence GTGCAGAACACACAGGCATCACCATCATCAATAAAACAGGCAAGCGTGAACCAGCTTGCCGTGCCTTTGGTTAACCGGTTATTGCAGCAGGCGGATACATTGCAGCTTGGCATTTCCAGGCATGAAACAGGCTGCACCATAGTGGATGCCGGTATTCAGCATGCAGGCAGCGCCGAAGCGGGCAGGCTGATCGCTGAAATATGCATGGGCGGCCTGGGTAGCGTGGCCTTGCAGGCAGACCATCGTTTTGCAGGCTGGAACGAAGCCATCGCCGTAACTTCGGCTGAGCCTGTGCTGGCCTGCCTTGCCAGCCAGTATGCCGGCTGGGCGCTTAGCCATGAAAAATTCTTTTCACTGGGCTCAGGGCCGGCGCGTGCCTTGGCGCAGCGCGAGGATCTGTTCAAAGAACTGGCTTATGCGGATAGCGCCGCCAGCACCTGTATCGTGCTCGAAACCGATAAAGTGCCGCCAGTGCAGGTGATTGAAAAGATCGTGCGCGACACCAAGGTCGCTGCTGAAAACCTGACCGTGATCTTAACGCCAACTACCAGTATTGCCGGTGTGGTCCAGATTGTCGGCCGTGTGCTGGAAGTCGCGTTGCATAAAGCGCATACCTTGCATTTCCCGCTGGAAAATATTGTCAGCGGCACCGGGCTGGCCGTCCTGCCGCCAGTCGCCAAAGATTTCATGACCGCGATGGGACGTACCAATGATGCGATCCTGTTCGGTGGGGATGTGCATCTGCAAGTGCGCGGCGATGATGTATCTGCGGCCAGGCTGGCAGCAGACCTGCCGAGCAGTGCTTCAAAAGATTACGGCAAGACTTTTGCCGAAGTGTTCAAGTTTTATGAAATGGATTTCTATAAAATTGACCCGATGCTGTTCAGCCCCGCTAAAGTGACCGTTACCAACATCGATACCGGCAATGCGTTTGAAGGCGGCTACCTGAATGCCGATTTGATTAACCTGTCGTTCTCTTGA
- a CDS encoding glutathione peroxidase, translating into MANAACTELYNHQFTTLQGDRINLCDYQDKPILVVNTASKCGFTPQFESLEGLYGKYKDRGLLVVGFPSNDFRQELSDDKQIGDFCKQTYAVKFPMITKTVVSGVNANPFYKQLKARTGQAPSWNFFKYVILPGGKEVYAYSSDVKPDAPEIVGKIKPALK; encoded by the coding sequence ATGGCAAATGCTGCGTGTACAGAACTCTATAACCATCAGTTTACAACTTTGCAGGGTGACAGAATCAACCTGTGTGATTACCAGGATAAACCGATCCTGGTCGTGAATACGGCAAGCAAATGCGGCTTTACGCCGCAGTTCGAGTCACTGGAAGGGTTATACGGCAAGTATAAGGATAGGGGCTTGCTGGTGGTGGGCTTTCCATCGAATGATTTCAGGCAGGAGCTGAGTGATGATAAACAGATCGGCGATTTCTGCAAACAGACCTATGCGGTTAAATTCCCCATGATCACCAAAACGGTTGTGAGCGGTGTTAATGCCAATCCTTTTTATAAGCAGCTCAAGGCGAGAACGGGCCAGGCGCCCAGCTGGAATTTCTTTAAATATGTGATTCTGCCCGGCGGTAAGGAGGTCTATGCTTACAGCAGTGACGTGAAACCCGATGCGCCCGAGATTGTAGGGAAGATCAAACCTGCATTGAAATAA
- a CDS encoding pyruvate, water dikinase regulatory protein: MINRTAFFISDGTGITAGSLGKLLEHFPHTHFTQERLPFTNTPERIKLAQDAILRAEQTDGGRPVVIMSLGDLNLRNMIKQSNAYFIDLFTTFIDPLGVELEQPPLTGAGIAHSVMGSSYNDRMEAVNFTLNHDDGMTNNGLEQAEVILIGVSRCGKTPTSVYLAMQFGVKAANYPLIPEDFERGHLPEILNKHVDKIFGLTIKPERLHAVRNERRSGSFYASLDNCRKEIATAETLMRNAGITWADSTSRSVEELSAIIIEKIRRPEKKLKAAG, translated from the coding sequence ATGATAAACCGCACCGCTTTCTTTATTTCTGACGGTACCGGCATTACGGCAGGCTCTTTGGGTAAGTTGCTGGAACATTTTCCGCATACGCACTTTACCCAGGAGCGCCTGCCGTTCACCAATACACCGGAAAGAATCAAACTGGCGCAGGATGCGATACTGCGCGCTGAGCAGACGGACGGTGGACGCCCTGTCGTGATCATGTCATTAGGTGACCTGAACCTTCGCAACATGATCAAGCAGTCCAATGCCTACTTTATCGACCTGTTCACCACCTTCATCGATCCGCTCGGCGTAGAGCTTGAGCAGCCGCCGCTGACAGGCGCCGGGATTGCGCACAGCGTCATGGGCAGCAGTTATAACGACCGTATGGAAGCCGTGAATTTCACGCTGAACCACGACGATGGCATGACCAACAACGGGCTGGAGCAGGCTGAGGTCATTCTGATTGGTGTTTCACGCTGCGGCAAAACCCCGACCAGCGTTTACCTGGCCATGCAATTCGGCGTTAAAGCGGCCAACTATCCGCTGATCCCTGAAGATTTTGAACGTGGTCATCTGCCGGAAATACTCAACAAGCACGTAGACAAAATATTCGGCTTGACCATCAAGCCTGAACGCCTGCACGCCGTGCGCAATGAACGCAGGTCCGGCAGTTTTTACGCTTCACTGGATAACTGCCGCAAAGAGATCGCCACGGCAGAAACCCTCATGCGCAATGCCGGCATCACATGGGCAGACTCCACCAGCCGTTCGGTTGAAGAGCTTTCAGCAATTATTATCGAAAAAATCCGGCGCCCCGAGAAAAAATTAAAAGCGGCAGGCTAA
- the glgA gene encoding glycogen synthase GlgA, whose translation MPMKVLFVSSEVFPLIKTGGLADVSGSLPNALQRLGVDVRILMPGYPPVLNQLADLHTIGALHHLPHVDHVELLLGTIQDTGVKVMVIKSESLYERNGGPYADQNGLEWQDNPVRFGVLSKVASILASGHSPIQGWQPDIVHCNDWQTGLAPAYMKLTEHSTAKSVISLHNMAFQGCYTPNWVTSLGLPSAGFSIEGFEYHGQLSFLKAGIFYADAITTVSPRYAKEIQTAAFGFGLEGLLSKRSDEIRGILNGIETEEWNPAHDKYLVSNYSSHHLAGKQEVKAALQNSLGLDADAHAPLLGVVSRLTHQKGLDMLVPNLQSLIDQGCQFVLLGGGEMGLEASFRNIAAHNPGRASVTIGYNEPLSHQIMAGCDMFIMPSRFEPCGLNQLYGLAYGTPPIVNATGGLADSIIDSSHTHIANRTANGFVMVEASADGLIACIRRAVEMYRHDKDTWLQIQKTGMSQNLSWDKSAQEYLAVYRELT comes from the coding sequence ATGCCAATGAAAGTATTATTTGTCAGCTCAGAAGTTTTCCCCCTGATTAAAACCGGAGGCCTGGCTGATGTCAGCGGTTCATTACCGAATGCACTGCAAAGGTTAGGGGTTGATGTCCGCATACTGATGCCTGGCTACCCACCCGTCCTGAATCAGCTGGCCGACCTGCACACCATTGGCGCTCTGCATCATTTACCGCACGTTGACCATGTTGAGCTTCTGCTCGGCACCATCCAGGATACCGGCGTCAAAGTCATGGTGATCAAGTCAGAGTCGCTGTACGAACGCAATGGCGGGCCATATGCAGACCAGAATGGGCTGGAATGGCAGGACAACCCGGTGCGTTTCGGCGTGCTGTCCAAAGTCGCTTCGATACTGGCCAGCGGGCACTCCCCGATCCAAGGCTGGCAGCCCGATATCGTGCATTGCAACGACTGGCAGACAGGCCTGGCGCCCGCCTACATGAAACTGACGGAGCATAGCACGGCTAAATCCGTTATCAGCCTGCACAACATGGCCTTCCAGGGCTGCTACACCCCTAACTGGGTAACGTCACTGGGCTTGCCTAGTGCCGGATTTTCGATCGAGGGATTTGAATATCATGGCCAGCTCTCATTCCTGAAAGCAGGCATTTTTTATGCTGATGCCATCACCACAGTCAGCCCCCGTTATGCAAAAGAAATACAGACCGCCGCTTTTGGCTTTGGCCTGGAAGGCCTGCTGTCAAAACGCAGCGATGAGATCAGGGGCATACTCAACGGGATTGAAACCGAAGAATGGAATCCCGCACATGATAAATACCTGGTCAGCAATTACAGCAGCCACCATTTAGCCGGCAAGCAGGAGGTCAAGGCAGCACTGCAGAACAGCCTTGGGCTCGATGCCGATGCACATGCACCATTACTGGGCGTCGTCAGCCGGCTGACGCATCAGAAAGGCCTGGACATGCTGGTGCCGAATTTGCAGTCATTAATAGACCAGGGCTGCCAGTTTGTACTGCTCGGCGGCGGTGAAATGGGCCTGGAAGCGTCTTTCAGGAACATTGCCGCACATAACCCCGGTCGTGCCAGCGTCACCATAGGCTACAACGAACCGCTGTCACACCAGATCATGGCGGGCTGTGATATGTTCATCATGCCTTCGCGCTTTGAGCCATGCGGCCTTAACCAGCTTTACGGCCTGGCTTACGGCACACCGCCTATCGTCAATGCAACCGGCGGACTGGCTGACTCGATTATCGACAGCAGCCATACCCATATTGCAAACAGGACTGCGAATGGCTTTGTCATGGTGGAGGCAAGCGCAGACGGCCTGATCGCCTGTATCAGGCGTGCGGTAGAGATGTACCGGCATGACAAGGACACCTGGCTGCAGATCCAGAAAACTGGTATGTCGCAGAATTTAAGCTGGGATAAAAGCGCTCAGGAATACCTCGCCGTGTACCGTGAGCTGACCTGA